The proteins below come from a single Solea senegalensis isolate Sse05_10M linkage group LG2, IFAPA_SoseM_1, whole genome shotgun sequence genomic window:
- the lonrf2 gene encoding LON peptidase N-terminal domain and RING finger protein 2 — protein sequence METGLRPHQGEIFVHPLSNPGAAGICPEMLEVAEEATRAGDFAFAAEIYSSQLADLQQPDRGLCLRKADSLARAGRISEALDSYCTAASLCKLRPEELPLLVETIARTVREKELGLTGTINGHCISSSSSGEDGFESSGECEEDEALDLFSCRLCKCLLHEPTTVECGHTFCKHCLDDEAVADCVQCRKKLPSARRVNVVLSGLLDKLFATESKARALWLEGEVLWKKQSLSDALEKYNAAVDLAPSSGRLLCQRAELHMEMRSFSQAVQDAGSLCTTKPLWTKAHYLKATALSKAGRHDEALQEYILCVALKPNWTKVKLEAQKVLSELFSSVFESEELPTPMHPLQGGLATRLIKPAALLMSLRPLTQKPGSPSLCSSSSQDSEFSVTKNAPVDSPSSRFPTSKSDPAADEGSTKSLANVLAALPAPPSGLKRKLGSDGPSATFNPPSKLHRPDEGSGAQSVPVRGGRTFPAELLDSGDMECSLCMRLFYEPVATPCGHTFCLKCLERCLDHNHNCPLCKENLSEYLATRGYNKTLLMEEVLQRYLGDELAERKKIHEEEMKELSNLNQEVPIFVCTMAFPTIPCPLHVFEPRYRLMIRRSMETGTKQFGMCISDELKGFADYGCMLQVRDVKFFPDGRSVVDTIGVSRFKVVSHGQRDGYNTAKIEYLEDKKVEGEELTELLKLHDAVYDQANNWFTSLKDNMKSQIHSHFGHLPGRDPDPQSSPSGPAWAWWLLAVLPLENRAQLTILSMTSLKGRLLAIRRVLIFVTRKRTR from the exons ATGGAGACCGGGCTCAGGCCTCACCAGGGCGAGATCTTCGTCCACCCGCTCTCCAACCCTGGAGCTGCGGGGATCTGTCCCGAGATGCTGGAGGTGGCGGAGGAGGCCACCCGGGCCGGGGACTTCGCCTTTGCTGCAGAGATCTACAGCTCACAGCTTGCTGACCTGCAGCAGCCGGACAGAGGCTTGTGTCTGAGGAAGGCCGACTCTCTGGCCCGGGCTGGACGCATATCTGAGGCGCTGGACTCTTACTGCACGGCGGCCAGTCTTTGTAAACTACGGCCGGAGGAGCTTCCACTCCTGGTGGAAACCATCGCCCGGACTGTGCGCGAGAAGGAGCTGGGCCTCACTGGGACCATAAACGGCCACtgtataagcagcagcagtagtgggGAAGATGGGTTTGAAAGTAGTGGCGAATGTGAAGAAGACGAAGCCCTGGACTTGTTCTCCTGTCGCCTCTGCAAGTGTCTCCTCCACGAGCCCACCACCGTGGAGTGTGGACACACTTTCTGCAAGCACTGCTTGGACGATGAGGCCGTTGCAGACTGCGTCCAGTGCCGGAAGAAGCTGCCGAGCGCGCGTCGGGTCAACGTGGTTCTCAGCGGGCTGTTGGACAAACTGTTTGCAACCGAGAGCAAAGCTCGTGCCCTGTGGCTGGAAGGAGAGGTGCTGTGGAAAAAACAGAGCCTCTCTGATGCTCTGGAGAAGTACAATGCTGCTGTGGATCTGg CGCCCTCCTCAGGTCGACTGCTGTGTCAGCGCGCCGAGCTGCACATGGAGATGAGGAGCTTCAGTCAGGCGGTGCAGGACGCCGGAAGCCTCTGCACAACTAAACCACTCTGGACTAAA GCTCATTATCTCAAAGCCACAGCGCTGAGTAAAGCAGGTCGCCATGACGAAGCCTTACAGGAGTACATCCTGTGTGTGGCGCTAAAGCCCAACTGGACCAAAGTCAAACTGGAAGCTCAGAAG GTCCTCAGCGAGCTCTTCTCGTCCGTGTTCGAGAGCGAGGAGCTGCCAACGCCGATGCATCCTCTGCAGGGAGGTTTGGCCACGCGCCTCATCAAACCAGCGGCTCTGCTCATGTCCCTGAGGCCGCTCACGCAGAAACCAGGCTCCCCTTCcttgtgctcctcctcctcacag GACTCAGAGTTCAGTGTGACAAAAAACGCCCCCGTGGACAGCCCGTCCTCCAGATTCCCGACCAGCAAATCAGACCCGGCTGCAGACGAGGGCTCCACCAAGAGCCTCGCCAACGTTCTGGCAGCACTCCCGGCGCCCCCAAGTGGCCTTAAGAGGAAACTCGGCAGTGACGGACCCTCTGCAACCTTCAACCCGCCATCCAAACTCCACAGACCTG ACGAGGGGAGTGGCGCTCAAAGTGTCCCTGTGAGAGGAGGAAGGACGTTTCCTGCAGAGCTGCTGGACAGTGGAGACATGGAGTGTTCACTCTGCATGAG GTTATTCTACGAGCCCGTGGCCACTCCGTGTGGACACACTTTCTGCCTCAAATGTCTCGAGCGATGCCTGGACCACAACCACAACTGTCCTCTGTGCAAGGAGAATCTGtctgag TATCTGGCCACCAGGGGCTACAACAAAACCCTGCTGATGGAGGAAGTGCTGCAGCGTTACCTAGGAGACGAGCtggcagagaggaagaagatcCACgaagaggagatgaaggagtTGTCCAA TTTGAACCAGGAAGTGCCGATCTTTGTGTGCACCATGGCCTTCCCCACCATCCCCTGTCCTCTGCACGTGTTTGAGCCTCGCTATCGTCTCATGATCAGACGATCCATGGAGACGGGGACTAAACAGTTTGGCATGTGCATTTCTGATGAACTCAAGGGATTCGCTGACTACGGCTGTATGCTGCAG GTGCGAGACGTGAAGTTCTTTCCAGACGGTCGCTCTGTGGTCGACACCATCGGCGTGTCTCGCTTCAAGGTCGTCAGTCACGGACAGAGAGACGGATACAACACGGCCAAGATCGAGTACCTGGAAGACAAAAAG gtGGAGGGCGAGGAGCTGACGGAGCTGCTGAAGCTGCACGACGCTGTGTACGATCAGGCCAACAACTGGTTCACGTCGCTGAAGGACAACATGAAGAGTCAGATACACAGCCACTTCGGTCACCTGCCCGGCAGAGACCCCGACCCACAG TCCAGTCCCAGCGGTCCGGCGTGGGCCTGGTGGCTGCTCGCCGTCCTCCCGCTGGAGAACCGAGCGCAGCTCACCATCCTGTCCATGACGTCGCTCAAAGGCCGGCTCCTCGCCATCCGCAGAGTCCTCATCTTTGTCACGAGGAAGAGGACGCGGTGA